A segment of the Necator americanus strain Aroian chromosome IV, whole genome shotgun sequence genome:
ACAGCATGATAACGagacaaaatattacgtacCGCAAATTAATTACATGAATTATAATATTAGGTTGGACATCAAATCTTGTCACCATTTGTAATATTTCCTGCTTTATTTCTTACTCAGCTTACAATAGAAATTCATCAATAATTCAATCACCATCATTAATTACAACCGTGTCTCACCTGATGGGCAAGTCAGCGATCCCTTTCTCCCAGAACTGGGGAGACTGGTAGTCGAAGATGTCGCTGACCGCCCATTCGACTTCGAAGCCTTGAGGGGCCGGAATAAGTGGTAGTCTGAGGGGGCAACGTCGGGAGAATAGGGGGAATGGGGCACCGTGTCGCAGCCTAACTACATCAGTTTTTCGAGGGTCTCCTTAGCTACATGGGACCTAGCTTTATTGTGGTGGAAGTCCACCGAAGTTCGTCTCAGCCATTTTTCTCGATGCGAACTTCTGGAGCTGACAAGCGTATATGGAACCGGTGACGGTATGGCCTTGTGGGAGGAGCTCATAAAACAACATTCCCCTCGAATCccagaaacaacaaaagagaCACACTACTTGACGTGAAGGTCCGATTGGGCTTACGTCGGCGGGTCTTTTCCTTGAAGAAGCCATACGACACGGTGCGCGTTAGAGTCGTAGAGGACCCTACTATCATCTCCAGTAACAAGCTCTTCGAGAAATTCTTTTCGATGGGGGGCGAAGAAAGAGAGATCGACGGGTGGATACCCGGGCAAATCGGGTGCCATCCGTCAAGGTGTGAGGGATCCATCgaaacagcacctttttgttAGCTGAGGACCGCGAGTCGACTGACGACTGCTGAATGGCAACACCCGAGTCTTGTCGCAGAACTGCGGGTGTTCATCTCCGGATCCTCTTTGACAGCGTCGAGAATGGCGGAGTCTTGGACAGTGTGGGAGCGTCCCGACCGGGGCTTGTCTTCGATGTTGGTGCATCCGCTTGCAAAGCGAGCGAACCAGCGCTTGACAGTCCTGATGGTAGTGGTGCCCTCGCCCAATCTGCTGCTGATGTTGCGGGTTGCTGCCGTTGCTCCAATGCCGCCACGCCATAGATAGAAATGATAGCTCGAAGTTGTTCTTGCGTAATTGACGTCGTAATTAAAGTTAAGGACCCCCCCGGGCTATATGTATTTATTGTGGAGAAGATTCGAGAACGTTCTGCAACTATAACACGGTACGACATGGGTTCCgcccaaaaatggaaagttccGAAAATTTCGAGAAGAGAGCAATTGCAAAAGAGCTAGAAACTTGAAAGCACTACTAAAAGGGACAAGAGGACTCAGAAAAGTGCTTTCGATGTATTACTGTAAAGGAATGCTTGCACCAC
Coding sequences within it:
- a CDS encoding hypothetical protein (NECATOR_CHRIV.G15544.T1); protein product: MATPESCRRTAGVHLRILFDSVENGGVLDSVGASRPGLVFDVGASACKASEPALDSPDGSGALAQSAADVAGCCRCSNAATP